In Paenibacillus sp. BIC5C1, a genomic segment contains:
- a CDS encoding class I SAM-dependent methyltransferase, with protein MSERGSDFYDDGANFEKYMERRQWQENANDTLEKPVMLELLGDVEGKSILDLGCGDARFGAELLGPEHRGGSYTGIEGSVNMIQAANESIKGQNAQIEQAYMEDWSYPADTYDLVISRLAIHYIEDVDSLFRKVYRTLKENGTFVFSLEHPVITSTLQPSGVRTNWVVDRYFVEGFREQQWLGGTVKKMHRSIESYYMALQQAGFQVQHLRESAPQRQYFVNEETYLRRQRIPLFLFLSARK; from the coding sequence ATGAGCGAACGGGGATCGGATTTTTACGACGATGGGGCTAATTTCGAAAAGTATATGGAACGCCGGCAATGGCAGGAGAATGCCAATGATACGTTGGAGAAGCCAGTAATGCTGGAGCTACTCGGAGACGTTGAGGGCAAGAGCATATTAGATCTCGGCTGTGGGGATGCGAGGTTCGGAGCAGAACTGTTGGGTCCTGAACATCGTGGTGGCAGTTACACAGGAATTGAAGGCTCAGTGAATATGATTCAGGCTGCCAATGAATCGATAAAGGGTCAGAACGCCCAGATCGAGCAAGCGTATATGGAAGATTGGAGCTATCCTGCGGATACATATGATCTGGTCATATCCAGACTGGCGATTCATTATATTGAGGATGTGGACAGCCTGTTCCGCAAGGTATACCGCACGTTAAAAGAGAATGGCACATTCGTATTTTCGTTAGAACATCCTGTGATCACGTCGACGTTGCAGCCTTCGGGGGTCCGAACCAACTGGGTCGTCGATCGGTATTTTGTGGAGGGATTTCGGGAGCAGCAATGGCTTGGAGGTACGGTGAAAAAAATGCATCGCTCCATAGAATCCTACTATATGGCATTACAGCAAGCAGGATTTCAAGTTCAGCATCTAAGGGAATCGGCGCCTCAGCGTCAGTATTTTGTAAACGAGGAGACGTACCTGCGCAGACAGCGCATTCCGTTGTTTTTATTCCTCTCTGCCCGGAAATAA